CCTCATCGTCGCCCAGCGGATCGCCACCATCCGCGACGCCGACGTCATCCTCGTGCTCGAGGACGGCGAGGTCGTCGGCCAGGGCACCCACGACGAGCTGTTGCGGGACAACCCGACGTACCAGGAGATCGCCGCATCGCAGGGCATCAAGGGAGAGGAGGTCCTGGCATGAGCGAGAGCCCCAAGAACGGCACCATGAAGCAGACCGAGCGGATCGTCCAGCAGGGCGGCCCGGGGCGTGGCCCGATGGGCGGCATGGTCGGCCAGAAGGCCGACGACTTCGGCACCTCCGCGCGCCGGCTGCTGTCCCTGCTGCGCCCCGCGCGCGGCAAGGCGGTCGCCGTGCTCCTACTCGGCATCGGCAGCGTCGCCTCCGTCGTGGTCGGCCCCTACCTGCTCGGCAAGGCGACCGACGCCGTCTTCAACGGCTTCATCGGCGGCCAGCTCGAGGGCCACACCCAGGCCGAGGCCGTCGCCCAGGCCGAGGCCAGCGGCAACAGCGGCCTCGCCGACTTCCTGCGCGGCCTCGAGGGCGTCGTCCCCGGCCGGGGCGTCGACTTCGACAAGGTCGGCCACATCCTGCTGATCGCGCTGCTGGTCTACGTCGGCGGCCAGGTCCTCGGCTGGCTGCAGGGCTACCTCGTCAACGACGTCGTCCAGGCCACGGTCAAGCAGATGCGCACCGACGTGGAGGAGAAGATCCACCGCCTCCCGCTGGCGTACTTCGACAAGCAGCCGCGCGGCGAGCTGCTCAGCCGGGTCACCAACGACATCGACAACGTCGCCCAGAACCTCCAGCAGACGATGAGCCAGCTGCTCACCTCGCTGCTGATGGTGGTGGGCGTGCTCGGCGCCATGTTCTGGGTCTCGCCGCTGCTCGCGGTGATCGCGCTGGTGTCGGTCCCGATCGCGATGTTCGTGACCGGGCGGATCATGAAGCGCTCGCAGAGCCAGTTCATCAACCAGTGGCGCCAGACCGGCCGGCTCAACGCCCAGGTCGAGGAGTCCATCTCCGGCCACGCGCTGGTCACCGTCTTCGGTCGCCGCACGGCGGTCGAGGCGGAGTTCGACTCGGCCAACGAGGAGCTCTACCAGTCGTCGTACCGCGCCCAGTTCATCAGCGGCCTCGTGATGCCGCTGATGATGCTGGTCGGCAACCTCAACTACGTCGTGATCGCCGTCGTCGGTGGCCTGCGGGTCACCTCGGGTGCGCTGTCGCTCGGCGACGTGCAGGCGTTCATCCAGTACTCCCGGATGTTCACGCAGCCCATCACCCAGATCGCGTCGATGGCCAACCTGCTCCAGTCCGGCGTGGCCTCGGCCGAGCGGGTCTTCGAGCTGCTCGACGCCGACGAGGAGGTCGCGCCGTCGTCGCTGTCCGCGTCGCCGGAGCGGGGCACCGCGACCCGTGGTGAGGTCCGCTTCGAGCACGTGTCGTTCTCCTACGACCCCGAGGAGCCCCTGATCGAGGACCTCTCCCTGGTCGCGCACCCCGGTCAGATGGTCGCGATCGTCGGTCCGACCGGCGCCGGCAAGACCACGCTGGTCAACCTGATCATGAGGTTCTACGAGCTCGACGGCGGCCGGATCCTGCTCGACGGCGAGGACATCGCGTCGATGGGGCGCGGCGAGCTGCGCGGCCGGATCGGCATGGTGCTCCAGGACACCTGGCTGTTCGAGGGCACGATCCGCGACAACATCGCCTACGGCCGCCCGGACGCGACAGAGGAGGAGATCCGCGAGGCCGCACGGGCGACGTACGTCGACCGGTTCGTGCACTCCCTGCCGGAGGGCTACGACACCCGCGTCGACGACGAGGGCTCGAACCTGTCGGCCGGCGAGCGGCAGCTGATCACCATCGCCCGGGCCTTCCTGGCCCAGCCGGCGCTGCTGATCCTCGACGAGGCGACCTCGTCGGTCGACACCCGCACGGAGCTGCTGCTGCAGCAGGCGATGGCGGCGCTGCGCACCGACCGGACGTCGTTCGTCATCGCGCACCGGCTCTCCACGATCCGCGACGCCGACCTGATCTTGGTGATGGAGCACGGCCGGATCGTCGAGCAGGGTTCGCACGCCGACCTGCTCGAGGGCGACGGGGCGTTCGCCCGGCTGCACGCGGCGCAGTTCGCCGCGGCGGCCGTGTGACGCGCCGGGCGGCTCAGCAGTCGAACTGGAAGTAGGCGGGCTCGCCGCCGGTGACGGCGATGGCGCTGATCGGGGTGTCGTCGGTGACCTCGGCGGCGGGCGCGTCGAGCAGGAACCCGAAGTAGGGGAGCCCGTCCTCCTCGCCCGGCGGGTAGACCGACGACTGGTCGTAGCCGTCGTCGACCGGCTGGGTCAGCGAGGTGAAGGCGGCCCTCAGGTCGCCGTACGTCGAGCCGACCTGGATCCCGCCGTGCTCGGTCGCCGGCCCGGGGGCGGTCACCCAGAGCTGGGTGATGGTGGCGTCCTCGTCGGTGAGGACGCGGAGCCCGGCGCCGTCCGGGTCGTCCTTCCAGTGGATCAGCTCGCCCTCGCAGATCGCCGCCCCGTCGGCGAACAGGCCGGTCGCCGCCCACTCGTCGCGGGTCATCCCGACCCGGGCGTCGCCGATCGACCCCGGCCGGATGACGAGGGCCGGCAGCGCGGTGCTGGGCGCGGGGGTGCTGGGCGTGGGGGTGCTGGGCGTGGTGCTGGGCGTCGGCGTGGGGGTGCTCGACGAGCGCGTGGGTGAGGGCGTGCTCCGAGGCTCGTCGCCGTCGGACGAGCAGCCGGTGAGTGCGAGCAGGAGGGCGACGGCGGGGATCAGCAAGCGGGCCATGCCCCCTGCCTACCCGAGGTTGCGTCGCACCAACCGAGTTCGTCGTGAATCCGCGCCAGCGGCGTCAGGTCCGGTCGGTGCGACGCACCGGGGTCAGCGGCGCAGCACCTTGCGGGCCAGCAGGTTGCCGCCGAGCTGGATGACCATCACGAAGGCGACGAGCACCAGGATCGAGGCCCACATCACGACGTCGTCGAACTGGCGGAAGCCGAAGCGCTGGGCGAACGAGCCCAGGCCGCCGCCGGCCACGACGCCGGCGATGGCGGTCATGTCCACGATCGCGACGAAGGCGAACGTGTAGCCGAGCACCAGCGGACCGAGGGCCTCCGGGACGAGCACCGTGAAGGTGATCCGGGCGCGGCTGGCGCCCATGGCGCGGGCCGCCTCGATGACACCGGGGTTCACGGTCACCAGGTTCTGCTCGACGATCCGGCTGATCCCGAAGGTCGCGGCGACGACGATCGCGAAGGTGGCGGCCGGCGTACCGATGCCGGTGCCGACGACCACCCGCGCCAGCGGCTGCAGGGCAGCGACGAAGATGACGAACGGGATCGGGCGGAAGAAGTTCACCGCGACGTTGAGCACGACCTGCAGCGGCCGGTTCGCGTAGAGG
This genomic interval from Nocardioides kongjuensis contains the following:
- a CDS encoding ABC transporter ATP-binding protein gives rise to the protein MSESPKNGTMKQTERIVQQGGPGRGPMGGMVGQKADDFGTSARRLLSLLRPARGKAVAVLLLGIGSVASVVVGPYLLGKATDAVFNGFIGGQLEGHTQAEAVAQAEASGNSGLADFLRGLEGVVPGRGVDFDKVGHILLIALLVYVGGQVLGWLQGYLVNDVVQATVKQMRTDVEEKIHRLPLAYFDKQPRGELLSRVTNDIDNVAQNLQQTMSQLLTSLLMVVGVLGAMFWVSPLLAVIALVSVPIAMFVTGRIMKRSQSQFINQWRQTGRLNAQVEESISGHALVTVFGRRTAVEAEFDSANEELYQSSYRAQFISGLVMPLMMLVGNLNYVVIAVVGGLRVTSGALSLGDVQAFIQYSRMFTQPITQIASMANLLQSGVASAERVFELLDADEEVAPSSLSASPERGTATRGEVRFEHVSFSYDPEEPLIEDLSLVAHPGQMVAIVGPTGAGKTTLVNLIMRFYELDGGRILLDGEDIASMGRGELRGRIGMVLQDTWLFEGTIRDNIAYGRPDATEEEIREAARATYVDRFVHSLPEGYDTRVDDEGSNLSAGERQLITIARAFLAQPALLILDEATSSVDTRTELLLQQAMAALRTDRTSFVIAHRLSTIRDADLILVMEHGRIVEQGSHADLLEGDGAFARLHAAQFAAAAV
- a CDS encoding methionine ABC transporter permease, with translation MTPLAIDTRLGDLQSEFWQAAGETLVMATTALLLGGLLGLGLGLGLFLTRKGGLYANRPLQVVLNVAVNFFRPIPFVIFVAALQPLARVVVGTGIGTPAATFAIVVAATFGISRIVEQNLVTVNPGVIEAARAMGASRARITFTVLVPEALGPLVLGYTFAFVAIVDMTAIAGVVAGGGLGSFAQRFGFRQFDDVVMWASILVLVAFVMVIQLGGNLLARKVLRR